One Malus domestica chromosome 11, GDT2T_hap1 genomic region harbors:
- the LOC103427894 gene encoding piriformospora indica-insensitive protein 2-like, translated as MGLAGVIPPHLGNLSFLVALGLTNNSFHGPLPQELSRLRRLKAIHFENNNFMGTIPSWFGSFPILQIFTLYGNRFSGFIPAAIFNLSALEIIDLSNNQLSGSIPREIGNLTMVKGIYLDENKFENFRTR; from the exons ATGGGTCTTGCCGGAGTTATTCCTCCGCATCTAGGCAACCTCTCATTTCTCGTTGCGTTGGGCCTTACAAATAATAGTTTTCATGGTCCCCTACCCCAAGAACTATCTCGTTTGCGCCGGTTGAAGGCGATTCACTTTGAAAACAATAACTTTATGGGAACCATTCCTTCGTGGTTTGGGTCCTTCCCTATACTTCAAATCTTCACATTGTATGGTAATCGCTTCTCTGGTTTCATACCCGCTGCTATCTTCAACTTATCTGCACTTGAAATAATTGATCTGAGCAACAACCAACTATCGG GCAGCATACCCAGAGAAATAGGCAACTTAACAATGGTGAAAGGCATATACCTTGACGAGAACAAGTTCGAG AACTTCCGAACGAGATAG
- the LOC114819757 gene encoding probable LRR receptor-like serine/threonine-protein kinase At3g47570, producing the protein MSGSLPDNMCEHLSSVRQFSLAQNQLDGLIPSKLWQCKELRQFSLGSNNFRGSIPKSLGNLIYLIQIFLNGNNLTGTIPDEIGDLPQLENLQLTINNLNGIIPSKLFNNSMIRHIWLSLNQLSGSLPANIGLYAPNLEFLGVAKNNLAAGLLPNLSNASKLRELDMNTNSFTGVLPSTLCSLKNLKYRSLYSNNLTTDASTPQASSTLSCLFNLRDLTKLYLSHNPLNTTIPASRGNLSMSLQRVDLSMSNIRGNIPVDIGNLSSLIALDVDNNQLSGAIPTSIQGLQNLQALYLNDNELRGHIPYEICQLNNLAELRLGGNRLSGSIPSCLGTLAVALRSLSLRSNLLTSKIPSSLWEVKYILHLNLSSNSLVGPLSEDIGKLKNVVDMDLSNNHFSGNIPGNIGGLQNMINFSLAKNYLEGPIPSSFKTLLSLEFLDLSKNNLSGVIPKSLEALLYLKHLNLSFNKLQGEIPTGGPFGNFSADSFVSNGALCGASRLHVPLCKNRTKVEPNWRKAKYIISGVISVILLAATALILILCRKRNVEVVTETASLRQVLWRRVSRLELVRATNGFHESNLLGKGGFGSVYRGTLSDGIDIAFKVFNLQLEGAFKSFDKECEVLSKICHRNLIKIISCCDELDFKALILQLMPNESLEKWLHSPNRFMNILQRLDIMKDVAFALEYLHHGYSIPVVHCDVKPSNILLDDDMVAHVADFGIARLISEGDSMTETMTLATIGYMAPEYGMEGIVTTRGDVYSFGIVLMETFTKRKPTNEMFVGEMNLKQWVAHSLYPDAAMDEVVDANILSKEEDGDFVSRRDCLSSVMRLALACSATLPEERINMKDAANL; encoded by the exons ATGAGTGGCAGTCTTCCGGACAATATGTGTGAGCATCTTTCTAGTGTTCGACAATTTTCTTTGGCTCAAAACCAGCTTGACGGTCTGATTCCCTCCAAACTGTGGCAATGCAAAGAGCTTCGTCAATTCTCATTAGGGTCTAACAATTTCCGTGGAAGCATACCCAAAAGTCTTGGCAATTTGATCTACTTAATCCAGATTTTTCTTAATGGCAATAATTTAACAG GTACAATACCGGATGAGATTGGTGATCTTCCACAGTTAGAGAATTTGCAACTGACGATTAATAATCTCAATGGCATCATCCCATCCAAACTCTTCAATAACTCCATGATAAGACACATATGGCTTTCTTTAAATCAGCTTTCAGGTAGCCTCCCAGCAAACATAGGTCTTTACGCTCCAAACCTAGAATTCCTTGGTGTAGCCAAAAATAACCTCGCGGCCGGACTACTCCCTAACCTCTCCAATGCTTCCAAGCTCAGGGAACTAGACATGAATACAAACTCATTTACCGGGGTTCTTCCTAGCACGCTATGTTCCTTGAAAAACCTCAAGTATCGTTCCTTGTACTCGAATAATTTGACGACTGATGCTTCTACTCCACAAGCATCAAGCACTCTCTCTTGCTTGTTTAATCTTAGAGATTTGACAAAATTATACTTGTCACACAATCCACTAAACACCACAATTCCAGCTTCTCGCGGGAATCTTTCTATGTCACTCCAAAGAGTTGATTTAAGCATGTCCAACATCAGGGGTAACATTCCCGTTGATATTGGCAACTTGAGTAGCTTGATTGCATTAGACGTGGATAACAATCAGTTGAGTGGAGCAATTCCAACTTCAATACAAGGGCTACAAAATCTCCAAGCTTTGTATTTGAATGATAACGAACTGCGAGGACATATCCCGTACGAAATCTGTCAACTAAACAACCTAGCTGAGTTACGTTTGGGTGGTAATCGGCTCTCTGGTTCTATTCCTTCCTGCTTGGGTACTTTGGCAGTAGCTCTAAGAAGTCTATCGTTAAGGTCCAATTTGTTGACTTCTAAAATACCATCTTCCTTGTGGGAAGTCAAGTATATATTGCACCTAAACTTGTCATCCAACTCTCTAGTTGGACCACTCTCAGAAGATATCGGAAAGTTGAAAAATGTGGTGGATATGGATTTATCAAATAACCATTTCTCCGGAAACATTCCCGGTAACATTGGGGGTCTTCAGAATATGATTAATTTTTCCTTGgcaaaaaattatttagaaGGCCCTATTCCCAGTTCATTTAAAACCTTGCTAAGCCTAGAATTCTTGGATTTGTCCAAAAACAATCTATCTGGAGTGATCCCTAAGTCATTGGAAGCACTCTTGTATCTCAAGCATCTGAATTTGTCTTTCAACAAACTCCAAGGAGAAATTCCAACAGGCGGGCCTTTCGGAAACTTCTCTGCGGATTCATTTGTATCAAACGGTGCACTTTGCGGTGCTTCCCGACTCCATGTTCCACTGTGCAAAAATAGAACAAAAGTTGAGCCAAATTGGAGGAAAGCTAAATATATCATCTCAGGGGTCATATCAGTGATACTCTTAGCAGCCACTGCATTGATTCTAATACTATGCAGGAAAAGGAATGTTGAAGTTGTAACAGAAACTGCCTCGCTGCGTCAAGTACTTTGGAGAAGAGTTTCACGCCTAGAACTTGTAAGGGCGACAAATGGATTTCATGAGAGTAACTTACTAGGCAAGGGGGGTTTTGGCTCAGTATACAGAGGAACACTTTCAGATGGGATAGATATTGCCTTCAAGGTTTTCAATTTACAGCTAGAAGGGGCATTCAAGAGTTTTGATAAGGAATGTGAAGTGCTAAGCAAAATTTGTCATCGGAATCTTATTAAAATCATAAGTTGCTGCGATGAACTTGATTTCAAAGCCTTGATACTTCAATTGATGCCTAATGAAAGCCTCGAAAAGTGGTTGCATTCTCCAAACCGCTTCATGAATATCCTACAGAGGTTGGACATAATGAAAGATGTTGCATTCGCACTAGAATATCTTCATCATGGTTACTCGATACCTGTTGTTCATTGTGATGTGAAACCAAGCAATATACTACTAGATGATGATATGGTTGCACATGTTGCTGATTTTGGCATCGCAAGACTTATCAGCGAAGGAGATTCGATGACGGAAACCATGACCCTAGCCACAATTGGATATATGGCTCCAG AGTATGGGATGGAAGGAATCGTTACGACAAGAGGGGATGTGTATAGTTTTGGTATTGTACTCATGGAGACATTTACAAAAAGGAAGCCAACAAATGAGATGTTTGTTggggaaatgaatttaaagcaATGGGTTGCACATTCATTATATCCAGATGCTGCTATGGATGAAGTTGTAGATGCCAATATACTTAGCAAGGAAGAAGATGGTGATTTCGTGAGCAGGAGGGATTGCTTATCATCTGTTATGAGATTAGCTTTAGCTTGCTCTGCAACATTGCCGGAAGAGAGGATTAACATGAAAGATGCCGCA AATTTGTAG